A DNA window from Pongo abelii isolate AG06213 chromosome 2, NHGRI_mPonAbe1-v2.0_pri, whole genome shotgun sequence contains the following coding sequences:
- the LOC112132745 gene encoding uncharacterized protein LOC112132745, translating into MSAAGPFAPPGDLRRVACPAPEPRLEAAVGPGLLRRHPLPPRRVGLCQPRVSRGRGRGSGLSGRRKRNGASSRARRASLSCGTCTQDSAHTMQFAFLLGTPIVRIRHPSPAVGACEPPNLTGPVCCKLAGDVKAPPNLAKMNGQ; encoded by the coding sequence ATGTCAGCTGCTGGCCCGTTCGCCCCTCCCGGGGACCTGCGGCGGGTCGCCTGCCCAGCCCCCGAACCCCGCCTGGAGGCCGCGGTCGGCCCGGGGCTTCTCCGGAGGCACCCACTGCCGCCGCGAAGAGTTGGGCTCTGTCAGCCGCGGGTCTCTCGGGGGCGAGGGCGAGGTTCAGGCCTTTCAGGCCGCAGGAAGAGGAACGGAGCGAGTTCCCGCGCGCGGCGCGCTTCCCTGAGCTGTGGGACGTGCACCCAGGACTCGGCTCACACAATGCAGTTCGCTTTCCTGTTGGGAACGCCGATCGTGCGCATCCGTCACCCCTCGCCGGCAGTGGGGGCTTGTGAACCCCCAAACCTGACTGGGCCAGTGTGCTGCAAATTGGCAGGAGACGTGAAGGCACCTCCAAATTTGGCCAAAATGAATGGGCAGTGA